The Lewinella sp. 4G2 nucleotide sequence ACGGTTTCCTCGTTAACTTCAAATTCAAAGTCGGGATTGACTTCTTCAGTTACTACGTCAAGTGAAGCAGATACCGCACAGTCACCAGAACCGGCAACAACGCTGATCGTGCTGGTTACACCCGCAGCTGCTGCCGCAAAGTTCACCGTGATCTCATTGGTACCCTGTCCCTGAACAATCACACCACCCTGGTTAATGGACCAGTTGAAAGTGATGCCCGCCTGTGGCGCAACGCTGAAGGTCTCGCTGGTAGAACCTGCACATACGGAAGCTGGCCCCGCAATCGTGACTGGGTTCGGCGTTTCAAGAACCGTAAGCGTGGTCTGCTGAGGATCGCTCGTACAGCCGTTGGCGTCAACTATGAAGTACTCAACCACTACCTCACCGAAGCCGGTAGCCGTGAAGTCCGCAATCTGTCCACCGTTAGCGGAACGCTCCGTTACGGAAGCCATGGTAACCGATTGGTCCATGGAAGCAATTGACCAGTTGTAGTCGTACGGAGCCTGTCCGTTGCTACCACTACCCTGCAGGACTTTGGAATCACCAGAACATACGTCGGTAGATCCACCAACGTCAATCGAAGCAGCTTCAACGCGTGGGTTAACTACGACGGTTACCGTGAAGCTATTTCCACCGCACGTCTGGCCGGCCTGAGTGGCCGTAGGCGTAATGGTGAATACCGCGCGGTTCGTCACCGTGAAGGCATTAAAGAACGTAGTGTTGATTACTGCGTCCGTGTACGTCTGCCCGGATACGTAAGTCTGAGTGCCATTGATGTCTCCATCTTCGTTGTTCACGAGGTTGAAGTTGCCAATGTTCTCAAAAGTAAACTCGAAGCTGGAACCTACGCCATTACCGCTGTCGTCCAGGTATTCCTGGATGTCGAACTCGAACTCTTCACCGGAACAGGCGAAGATCGTAGCATCAGGAGCATCTGGCTGGCTACCGACCGTAAGAGTCACCTCAGCAGTGTCGCCGGCACATCCATCAGCCGTCAGTGGCACGATAGAGTAAACAACCAATTGATCAGATCCGGATACGTTGTTGAACGCATCGTTTGCAATCGCCATTAGATCGCTGGTGTTACCATCAGCAAAGTTGGTCGAGCGCGGCGTGAGGTCGGCTGGGACATCAACGGTGATGTCGTAGCTAACTGCAGCACCTGCAGTTGCGTCGGTCATAATCATGAGGCCGCTAGCGTCCTCGCTACATACCGTCGCGTCCATCGTCGTAACGATTGGCTCGGGGTTGATGGTGAAGGTCACCACTACAGCGTCACCGTCGCACGCGCCAACTGGAACGATCTCGTAAGTAACCGTACCCGCCGAAGTGGATACGTTGTTGAAGGAATCGTCTTCAATACCGTCGGCCATTACCATGTCACCAGCAGCAGTGTTACCTGCGGCGGCAGTGACGTTGGTGGAGCGAACGATGTCAACGATGCGGAACATGTTAGCAGCAGAGCTACCAGCAGCTACCTCAAGGGTCTGGCCAAGCGGCGCATCACTACATACCGTAGTATCAAGCATTGCGCTCAGGATAGGCTCAGAGGTGATCGTTACCGTTACGGTGAAATTATCACCTGGGCAGTCTACGGTGGCGGGAGAAACCGTGTAGGTTACGTCAAGATCACCTCCCGTAGAGTTGGTGAAGACATCAGCGGCAATTGCCATCTCAATGCTACCACTGGAGAAGGTACCGGAAGTTGGCGTACCAACAAGACCTGCAGCAGCAGAGCTCGTAATGGTCACGTTATCCAACATCAGTCCGTTGGCATCCATAGTGGGCAAGAGCGTACCGATCGCGTTGTCTGAACAAGCCACGTCGGTAATGTCAGCGACAGCAGGTGTGCTGATGACGTCAATCATGATCATGGCCGTTTCGCCTTCACACTCTCCTGGATCAATTGATCCACTGCTATTAGCATCGAAGAATGGGGTGATCAGGATCTGTACCGTGCCGTTCGTCGTGTTATCAACGAGGCGGTAATCATCGGCAGCATTCATTGCGGCTTGCGCGCCTGAAGCTAGAACTATAGTATTACCAACTCCGCCAGTAACATTCGTACTGATGGTTTGGATGGCGAGCAGGGTGCCACCAGCTGCAGTGTTCGTGTTAAAGGCGCCAAACATCACATTATCATCCGTGTCACATACCTGAATGGTAGTAGGATTAGCAGCAGCGCTGAATGCGGTGCCGTTTACCATACCGTCCACGACGGGTACAGGGTTAACCGTGATGTCGTAAGTGATCGGATCACCTGCGCAGGAAACACCATCCTGAGTGAAGATCGGCGTAACGGTAACCGTACTGGTAACGGGGATGGAAGCAGTGTTCACAGCAGTAAATGCCGCTACTTCAGTTGCACCCATCGCGTCAGCTAGACCAATCGCGCCGCCACTTACGGAGTAATCGTAAGTGATCGTGCCAGTAGTCGAAGTGATGTTGGTTCCCAACGCTTGTGCGGGGACCATATCACCCGCACATACTATCAGGTTAGAAACGGCTACGGCTACTGGTGTAGGATTGACGTCCACCGTAAAGCGGATCGTATCGGCAAAACACTCTTCAGCGTCGACGGTACCGGAGTTATTCCGGTCGAAGGAAGACACTACGGTTACGGTAGCAGTACCGTTGGTCGTAGCATCGATCAGTCTCCAGTCATTGATCGTAGCGAGCAGTGCACCAGCATTGGTAACGGTAAGGGTTTCACTTACGTTATCCGGAGTTGGGTCACCAGGTACGATCTGAAGGTTACTAGCTTCGATCATCACCTGAAGCAGCGTTGAGTCAGGATCGGAGTTGCTGTTGGTAATTACGAAGTCAACGTTGTCGTCCTCGTCACACACGACGAAGGTCATGTCGTTGTTGGCGTCAGCATCAACAGCCATACCGTTAACGGTACCGTCTACGGTCGGAACGGGATCAACGCGGAAGACCACGGTGATTTCCTGGCTGGAACATTCGTCCATGTCCAGACCTGCATTCATTACGTCCGTTTCGATGTAGCTCGTGAAGCTGAGGCTTCCGATTGCGATATCGTTGGTCGTGTTGATTAGTGGGCTGGCGAAAGAACCATACAGTGCCTGTGCTGCTGCTAAAGGCAAGAAGGTAGTGCTGGTGTTCGGAGTGCCATTGAAGATGCCGTCGGGGTCATTCGTCACTACGCGAACGTAGATCGGCGTGGTACCCGTGGTAGCAAATTCATCTAAGCGGATTTTCTGAGTAGTTCCATTACATACTTCGTAAGTATCCGAAGTGATGGGCTGGAGCGTCGTTCCAATACCACCCTGCAGTTCACCATCGATGGTTACGAAGGCACTGATCTGTGGTTGTGGCTCAACCGTGACGACAACGGTAAGTGGCAAACCAATACACTCATCTCCAGTGTTCGGCGTCTCATCCGGTCCATCGTCAAATGGAGTGATGGTGTAGGTAACCGTCTGTGGGAAACGAGAGAGGTTGGTAATGGCGTTGGGCTCGAGTACGTCGCCGTCTACCAGACGAATCTGGTTGGGCGTAAAGTCTACAACACGTACGTCAGAGGCAACAGCAGATACATTGTAGAAAATGGGCTGCGGCGTAGTCGTATCAGAAAGTACGGTCAGCGGCATGGTACCATTACAGATCGTATCGTTACCGGGGGTAGCGAATACTACCGGCTCACCAAATACGAGTACCGCAACGGTGTCACGCTCTGGCTCACACGGGCCAGCTTCGAATGGGAAGCCAAGCGTGTTCGTCTGCAGTGGTCCGTCGGGATCGTTCGTTACAAACTCAAAGCGAACGCTGTCGCTACGATCAGAAACAGCTGGCGTGTAGAATGCGGTAAACAGTGAGTCACCGTTTACAAACTGCGCGGGTTGGTTGGTCAGGAGACCATCACCATCCACTACGGCCCAGCTACCTGTAGAAGCACTACCGGCAACAGTACCACTCAGTACAATTTGATTATCGCTGTAGCAGATCTGGTCGTTCACTACGTCCGCATCAGCGCGGGTGATGGTAGGAGCGAGGTTGATCTGCAGGAATGCGTCAACGAAGTCAGGGTCACAGTTCGGGCTGTCAGGCTGAACGGTGTAACGGAACTGTACGGTACGGCTTTCGGGAACAGTCTGCCCTTGGAAAAGGAAGACGACGTCACGTGTATCGATGCTATCCATGTCGTCACCAATCAGGGTAATACCAACATTGTTGGAAACCAGGCTCCAGGTACCACCGGGGGTAGCATCTTGGAGCAAGATATCCAGACCGAATTCGCCGTAGTCCTCACAGAGGTAAGCAAGTCCCGGCTGGGTACCAGCGAATGGTACCGCTTCAAAGTTGATATAAATCAGTGCAAAATCTCCTGGGCAGTTGCCGATGGGATCCACCGTGTAACGAACGACGATCTCGATCTGCTGAGCAGTCGTCTGTACGTTGCTCACGTCCAGCGTGCTGTTCGTGATGATCTGTGCCTGGCCACTTGGGTCAGAATCAATCGTAAATGTTCCACCCTGGTCGGCTCCCATCAGGAGAGTAGCCAGATCAATGGGGGAAGTGCTGAGGCAGTAGTCGATGTCATCATCGGTAGCCTCGAAGTCAGCCATTGGCTCACCGGCTTCGGGAGCGTCGTCTACGGTTACCGTAGAGGTTTCAACGGTCGTACAACCGTTACCATCGGTCACCGTGTAAGTGATCACGAACGTACCGTTACCGGCACCTGGATCAAACTCGGTGATCGTGGCGCCAGAAGCATCGGTGAAGACACCGGTACCAGCGGAAGTAGTTCCGGCCAGTGTTACGACACCGTCCGTGCTACAGAATTCCGAACCGTCAGCGGGCGCGGTAATAGTCACAACCGGTACGGGGTTAACCGTAATGGTCTGCGTGGCTACGTCATCACAGCCATTGGTAGAAGTTACCGTTACGCTGTAAGTAGTAGTCGTCGTCGGGGCAACCGTGATGCTTGGCGTGGTTTCGCCAGTGCTCCAGCTGTAGGTGCCGCTACCACTAGCGTTCAGCGTAACCATGTCACCAGCACACGTGGTGGTGGGGTCAGTGGTAGTAATCGCAGCAGTCGGCGCTTCCAGTACGTTGAAGATCTGGCTGGCGCTGTTAGCACAGGTGTTACCGTCCGTGAACGTGAAGGTCACGGTGTAAGCACCAGGCATGATACCTGCAGGGTTGAAGGATGCCGTTCCATCGCCGTTGTCCGTGATTGCAGATTGCGCTGCCGCGGGTGCAATGGTGAAGGCGGTCGTACCACCCGTCTGGTTGGTCGTGAATGTTATCGCAGCGTCGTCGCTACAAACATCGTTGATGGGGTCAAGAACGACGGTTGGTAGCGGGAAGACGTTAAGTGTGAAACTCGCTACGGCAAAGCAGTTACCGTTGCTAAGGCGAACGAAGATCTCTTCGTCGTCAGTAGCGGAGTAAGAGCCGGCATTCGTGATCTCTCCACCAACACCAGCATTGGCGTCGCTAAAGGTTGTGTAGAATGCAACCGAACCGGAAGTCTGGTCGAGGGCATTGTTCAGGTCGAAGACTGCCGTGCCACTTCCCTGTGTGCCTTCACAGGCATCAAGATCAAATGGTTCGCCGGTAGCGAATTCGGGCGTTTCGCGTACGTCGAGGATCGTAGTTGCTTCACTAGAACACCCAGCGGCATCCGTGACCGTCAACGTTACGGTAACGGTTGTCCGGGGGAATCCAATTGGTACAAACACCTCAGTAGCGCTTGGGTCGCTGGCGGGCGTTAGCGTCACACCATCAGTCATATCCGCACCGGTTATGGAGAAGCTGTACGTGTAACCGGGCGTACCACCGAAGGCAAGCGAGGTAAGCGTGCGTGAGCTGCCTTCACAGATGTCACTATTGCCACCATTGCTGATACCAGCGAAAGGCTTGCTGTTGACAGTGACGACAACGTCGAAAGGATCACCTTCACAACCATTACCACCCGTAGGTGTCACTGTGTAGGTGATTACGGCGGGTGAAGTGAAGGAGGTATTGGTAAGAGAAGCCTCTTCCAGACTACCATTCATATCAGAACCAGTGTCACCTACCGATACTTCCGATACGCTACCATTGATGCGCGTAATCTCGTAAGTGTATGTGACACCATTAAGGTCGCCACCAGTGTTAGACACTTGGCCATTCAGGTCAAAATCAAGTGCTTCACCTGAGCAAATTGCATCAGTGCCATCGGCACCCGCTGGTTCTGGCCGAACGGTTACGGTTACATCAACGGGGTCGCCAAGACAGTTACCATTCCGGGGAGTAACGGTATAAACGACGTCAATATCATTGGCCGTTTCATTGCGGAAGGTATCCATTGCAATGGCATCAATAGGTAGCATCGTGCCAGTAGAAGGGAAGCCAACTGAAGTCAAACCTGTTGGCAAAGTAGCAGCAACGTCAAAGGAGTCATCAACGTCATACGTGAAGATTACCTCGATCTCGTTAGCACAGAAAAAACCTTGAGTACCCGGTAAGCCTAGGCTGTAAGTGAATACTACCTCATCATCGGCAGTGATATCCGCAAGCAGCGTACTGCTGACTGGGAAGCTAAACTGCTGTGGGCCACAACCAAAGAGTCCCGTTCCACTGACGGACCCAAGGAGGTTACCATCGGCGAAAATTGAAATTGGTGAGTTGTTACCATTGATACCGTTGATAGTACCAGAAATAACACCCGTCCCGCCGATCTCTGGGTCCATAGGGGTAGCCAGCGTGAAGGCAGGAGGTGAAGTAGAAAATACTAGTGGTTCAGTTGTAGAGTAGGTAACCTCATTATCAACTGCGGTTTCATCTAGGATGACACCAGTTTCAGCACCACTACAGATATCTGTATCCAGGTTAGTGGCAAGTACGGGCTCTGCTGGTACAACTATGGTGTACGTCACGGGTGTGCCCAAACAATCATCACCAGTACCACCATCGTCAACTCCATTAGGGCCATTGCTGAATGGTTGAATGGTGTAAACTACGGTGCCGGTACGGCTACCCATGTTTTCAATAGTGCCAGTCTCAATCTCATCACCATCCATACGGAGGTAAGGGGCGGTAGAAATACCCGTAATTGCTGAGCCGGTAGCTCCTTGGTCGACTACACTGCTTACGAGGAAGCGACCTCCATCGGGGGACGTGACGTCAACCGTGGTTACTGGAACGGTACCAGGGCAAACTTCTTCGATACCAGGATTACCATCATTATCTACATCGTTCAAGACAACGGTAGGCTCTGGTTCGGTAATTACCGTAAGTACAAAATCATCTCCTGTACAATTCGTTCCGGCGAAGCCTGGTGTGAACGTGAAAGTAGAAGTCGTATTCGCAGTAGTCGTGTTGACGATATCAAACGGTACTAGTGTTGCACCATCTGCGGGGAAACGGGTCATATTCGTGACTGCGTCCGCGGGATCATTACCAGTTTGTGTACCAACGGTAGCACCACCTAAAGTGAATGACGTCAGTACGAAGTCAACGTTGTTCAGGTTTGAGGCTGTACCCATAATCTGCTGGAGGGTAAAGTTGATTGGTCCGTTGTCGAAACA carries:
- a CDS encoding PKD-like domain-containing protein — translated: MARLFQFNLLAFVLAVAAGFGSPDLAAQGCVITNSMTFGGQITMGVDIEGTDDPCAAAADGVDEYSVYSASGMIDLANASLSVTVDPAFTSMQGNSFEIVRAAGGLTGTFAEGNSVVGSDGVTYGIAYGNTSATLTRSPIFITDDVVGVCEGDNAIMVTLSNFPLLTTSANYNVGLVIEPAVGAPAGTASFAIVTVPAGQTTVTASFNEPGVGTQPDYEGGTIMINNVSPAGGGASLFVDAADVATIDVRELPTGTIALANATADGEICPGDIAEVQFTATTGTGPFTVVLTVDDAQATDQVITFNNVGLSQILSLQEGTRVVGSSDFLGDILSLELTSITDANGTPGLVTCSSSGVQMTLTGTVMDPVVDATDNEDPELVAGTCPPDVMICQGDAIPNYTAPTYTDNCTAVLDLTVVQSPAMLTSMNAGTTTVTFTATDLDGNTNMACTFDLTVTDDPDFIISSDAQDLNMSADCSSSAFNGQQYTVCSDEEFDVIIDTNGDAANTTYEITSITYSTLFTGATPAYAITANGEFDTQPTITASDSDLSFTGSFTNEAPSGTTANPQIVTITITGTVVDANNANTTCTTTQTICFALRPEISVTAISDAATIDGGDACDGTTLMDVTATLSSATAGGSSANYTFAVTNAGGSNVMINDGTGPATTVSGSTTVIDNNVAGANMANLGDFTFTNDGTAPADVTLTVVGVYTAQGTVTDANGMTTTTVFMNNCEGTATTYTFTVQPDVTFNGTVTVGNEAPVAVDQMTTTNSFTVCDGMDNLNATFDFDNSAAVTGALFNVDFNASVNLATPSDDDGLTLAQLNTFFTDADFSLTSTATDGSTQVVVTPFIDVNGNGVFDATTDCEETPIVFTVLIEAPIAATATPATQTICSGSTAAITVALSPTTSAPAGSPSYNYSALATPATVDVTGAEGTSVPNGTNISETLVNTGDEDVTVVFTIVPYTFGPNGVDDAGAGDDCVGTPVTANVIVEPVPSTNLTAADLAQTVCNDDASGLVFTTGVTPSADNIVEFEVIGITSSNPATTGTTMMVSTVTTNPTQIEAGTASTETFSNTGTTVETVTVEFQAAIANMDGTNERCVDATQNFTVVYTVSPTPMGNLSAASETICSGDSPVGTFTATTPSTFFTVVTTTDPGVTRTGTDPVNPVASGMQVSGESFTNTNTTPANVTFTVTPVSAGPNGDVNTPLNCTGAAQTFTVTVEPEIVTDPTAATITRCFDNGPINFTLQQIMGTASNLNNVDFVLTSFTLGGATVGTQTGNDPADAVTNMTRFPADGATLVPFDIVNTTTANTTSTFTFTPGFAGTNCTGDDFVLTVITEPEPTVVLNDVDNDGNPGIEEVCPGTVPVTTVDVTSPDGGRFLVSSVVDQGATGSAITGISTAPYLRMDGDEIETGTIENMGSRTGTVVYTIQPFSNGPNGVDDGGTGDDCLGTPVTYTIVVPAEPVLATNLDTDICSGAETGVILDETAVDNEVTYSTTEPLVFSTSPPAFTLATPMDPEIGGTGVISGTINGINGNNSPISIFADGNLLGSVSGTGLFGCGPQQFSFPVSSTLLADITADDEVVFTYSLGLPGTQGFFCANEIEVIFTYDVDDSFDVAATLPTGLTSVGFPSTGTMLPIDAIAMDTFRNETANDIDVVYTVTPRNGNCLGDPVDVTVTVRPEPAGADGTDAICSGEALDFDLNGQVSNTGGDLNGVTYTYEITRINGSVSEVSVGDTGSDMNGSLEEASLTNTSFTSPAVITYTVTPTGGNGCEGDPFDVVVTVNSKPFAGISNGGNSDICEGSSRTLTSLAFGGTPGYTYSFSITGADMTDGVTLTPASDPSATEVFVPIGFPRTTVTVTLTVTDAAGCSSEATTILDVRETPEFATGEPFDLDACEGTQGSGTAVFDLNNALDQTSGSVAFYTTFSDANAGVGGEITNAGSYSATDDEEIFVRLSNGNCFAVASFTLNVFPLPTVVLDPINDVCSDDAAITFTTNQTGGTTAFTIAPAAAQSAITDNGDGTASFNPAGIMPGAYTVTFTFTDGNTCANSASQIFNVLEAPTAAITTTDPTTTCAGDMVTLNASGSGTYSWSTGETTPSITVAPTTTTTYSVTVTSTNGCDDVATQTITVNPVPVVTITAPADGSEFCSTDGVVTLAGTTSAGTGVFTDASGATITEFDPGAGNGTFVITYTVTDGNGCTTVETSTVTVDDAPEAGEPMADFEATDDDIDYCLSTSPIDLATLLMGADQGGTFTIDSDPSGQAQIITNSTLDVSNVQTTAQQIEIVVRYTVDPIGNCPGDFALIYINFEAVPFAGTQPGLAYLCEDYGEFGLDILLQDATPGGTWSLVSNNVGITLIGDDMDSIDTRDVVFLFQGQTVPESRTVQFRYTVQPDSPNCDPDFVDAFLQINLAPTITRADADVVNDQICYSDNQIVLSGTVAGSASTGSWAVVDGDGLLTNQPAQFVNGDSLFTAFYTPAVSDRSDSVRFEFVTNDPDGPLQTNTLGFPFEAGPCEPERDTVAVLVFGEPVVFATPGNDTICNGTMPLTVLSDTTTPQPIFYNVSAVASDVRVVDFTPNQIRLVDGDVLEPNAITNLSRFPQTVTYTITPFDDGPDETPNTGDECIGLPLTVVVTVEPQPQISAFVTIDGELQGGIGTTLQPITSDTYEVCNGTTQKIRLDEFATTGTTPIYVRVVTNDPDGIFNGTPNTSTTFLPLAAAQALYGSFASPLINTTNDIAIGSLSFTSYIETDVMNAGLDMDECSSQEITVVFRVDPVPTVDGTVNGMAVDADANNDMTFVVCDEDDNVDFVITNSNSDPDSTLLQVMIEASNLQIVPGDPTPDNVSETLTVTNAGALLATINDWRLIDATTNGTATVTVVSSFDRNNSGTVDAEECFADTIRFTVDVNPTPVAVAVSNLIVCAGDMVPAQALGTNITSTTGTITYDYSVSGGAIGLADAMGATEVAAFTAVNTASIPVTSTVTVTPIFTQDGVSCAGDPITYDITVNPVPVVDGMVNGTAFSAAANPTTIQVCDTDDNVMFGAFNTNTAAGGTLLAIQTISTNVTGGVGNTIVLASGAQAAMNAADDYRLVDNTTNGTVQILITPFFDANSSGSIDPGECEGETAMIMIDVISTPAVADITDVACSDNAIGTLLPTMDANGLMLDNVTITSSAAAGLVGTPTSGTFSSGSIEMAIAADVFTNSTGGDLDVTYTVSPATVDCPGDNFTVTVTITSEPILSAMLDTTVCSDAPLGQTLEVAAGSSAANMFRIVDIVRSTNVTAAAGNTAAGDMVMADGIEDDSFNNVSTSAGTVTYEIVPVGACDGDAVVVTFTINPEPIVTTMDATVCSEDASGLMIMTDATAGAAVSYDITVDVPADLTPRSTNFADGNTSDLMAIANDAFNNVSGSDQLVVYSIVPLTADGCAGDTAEVTLTVGSQPDAPDATIFACSGEEFEFDIQEYLDDSGNGVGSSFEFTFENIGNFNLVNNEDGDINGTQTYVSGQTYTDAVINTTFFNAFTVTNRAVFTITPTATQAGQTCGGNSFTVTVVVNPRVEAASIDVGGSTDVCSGDSKVLQGSGSNGQAPYDYNWSIASMDQSVTMASVTERSANGGQIADFTATGFGEVVVEYFIVDANGCTSDPQQTTLTVLETPNPVTIAGPASVCAGSTSETFSVAPQAGITFNWSINQGGVIVQGQGTNEITVNFAAAAAGVTSTISVVAGSGDCAVSASLDVVTEEVNPDFEFEVNEETVTFTNTSLGTSALTYAWDFGDNTGTSTDANPVYTYMMDGVYEVCLTATAGGCSETTCQIVTVSECDVVALTNGLNLISTDVDPTINLFDTIFENLIATQDLGFIQTRGLNGQVLTYSPFFPSSLNQINGFEPGRGYFVFTSRGDNVEVCGTPLDPAIRPALIAGVNLVGYIPQASTTPQDFFDELLPSNLQLARGYEGGNFTLFNPFFPASLNTLTTIENGKGYEVSVANAVNAGEWLSPNGMPVSRDATLATSTYMVVAARTDLDESWVGREALVTDADGNVFAFMDVIEGGYLMTTPIYKNELNVTLEDGVELFVELGDKRVPMNVTWTGDQSVVLADVNFSLTSTQVTESDNLIDLTIAPNPFRDFTKVNISLEEAATVSITLTDVTGRTIVEVTKEQQLLSGDHAIQIDGRTLPSGTYFINVNVDGLPLFQEQIIRTH